One Chryseobacterium indoltheticum DNA segment encodes these proteins:
- the rplA gene encoding 50S ribosomal protein L1 has product MAKLTKKQKEALSKVEKGRIYNLEEGSALVKEVNTAKFDASVDIAVRLGVDPRKANQMVRGVVSLPHGTGKDVKVLALVTPDKEAEAKEAGADYVGLDEYLQKIKEGWTDVDVIVTMPAVMGKLGPLGRVLGPRGLMPNPKSGTVTMEIGKAVTEVKAGKIDFKVDKYGIIHAGIGKVSFDAAKIKENAQELISTLIKMKPTAAKGVYVKSIYLSSTMSPGIAIDTKSVN; this is encoded by the coding sequence ATGGCAAAATTGACTAAAAAGCAAAAGGAAGCTTTAAGCAAAGTAGAAAAAGGAAGAATCTATAACCTTGAAGAAGGTTCTGCTCTTGTAAAAGAGGTGAACACTGCAAAGTTTGATGCTTCTGTAGATATCGCTGTAAGATTGGGTGTAGATCCAAGAAAAGCAAACCAAATGGTAAGAGGTGTTGTATCTCTTCCTCACGGTACTGGTAAAGACGTTAAAGTTTTAGCTTTAGTAACTCCAGATAAAGAAGCTGAAGCTAAAGAAGCTGGTGCTGACTATGTAGGTCTTGACGAATATTTACAGAAAATAAAAGAAGGTTGGACAGATGTTGACGTTATCGTTACAATGCCAGCTGTTATGGGTAAATTAGGACCATTGGGTAGAGTTTTAGGACCAAGAGGTTTGATGCCTAACCCAAAATCAGGTACTGTAACTATGGAAATTGGTAAAGCAGTAACTGAAGTAAAAGCTGGTAAAATTGACTTTAAAGTAGACAAATACGGTATTATCCACGCTGGTATTGGTAAAGTATCTTTCGATGCTGCCAAAATCAAGGAAAATGCTCAGGAATTGATCTCTACTTTGATCAAAATGAAGCCAACTGCTGCAAAAGGAGTTTATGTAAAAAGCATTTATTTGTCTTCTACAATGAGTCCTGGTATTGCAATCGATACTAAATCTGTTAACTAA
- the rplJ gene encoding 50S ribosomal protein L10, whose protein sequence is MTKDQKVVAIQEIKDLLQDAKVVYVADLDGLNAAKSSDFRRQAFKQNIKVKVVKNTLLQKAMEQIDGVDFSEMFQTFKGNSALMIAETANAPAKLIKDFRKKEEKPALKSAFVQETFYVGDNSLDALVSIKSREEMIGEIIGLLQSPIQRVVSALQNKSETAEATAEEAAPAVEETPATETPEAAAEGEAPAAE, encoded by the coding sequence ATGACAAAAGACCAAAAAGTTGTAGCGATACAAGAGATCAAAGACTTGCTTCAGGATGCAAAAGTAGTTTATGTAGCAGATCTAGACGGTTTGAACGCTGCAAAATCTTCTGACTTCAGAAGACAGGCTTTCAAGCAAAATATCAAAGTAAAAGTGGTAAAAAATACACTTTTGCAAAAAGCAATGGAACAAATTGACGGAGTAGATTTCTCTGAAATGTTCCAGACTTTCAAAGGTAACTCTGCATTAATGATTGCTGAAACGGCTAACGCTCCTGCAAAATTAATCAAAGACTTTAGAAAAAAAGAAGAGAAGCCGGCTTTAAAATCAGCTTTCGTTCAAGAAACTTTCTATGTTGGTGACAACAGCCTTGATGCTCTAGTAAGCATTAAGTCTAGAGAAGAAATGATCGGTGAAATCATCGGATTACTTCAGTCTCCAATTCAAAGAGTTGTTTCTGCTCTTCAAAACAAATCTGAAACTGCAGAAGCTACTGCTGAAGAAGCTGCACCTGCTGTAGAAGAAACTCCAGCTACTGAAACTCCAGAAGCTGCTGCAGAAGGAGAAGCTCCAGCTGCAGAATAA
- the nusG gene encoding transcription termination/antitermination protein NusG gives MSELKWYVLKAISGQENKVKNYIETEIKRLGFEQYVTQVVIPMEKVIQLRNGKKVPKERPYYPGYLMVEADLMGEIPHVIKNIPGVISFLSLTKGGDPVPMRKSEVNRMLGRMDELSEFATDAEIPFIVGENVKVIDGPFNGFNGTVEKILEDKKKVEVSVLIFGRKTPMELSYMQVEKV, from the coding sequence ATGAGCGAATTGAAATGGTATGTGCTGAAAGCAATCAGCGGACAGGAAAATAAAGTGAAAAACTATATTGAGACAGAAATCAAACGTTTAGGGTTTGAGCAGTATGTTACTCAGGTAGTTATTCCTATGGAAAAGGTGATTCAGCTTAGAAACGGAAAAAAAGTTCCTAAAGAAAGACCTTACTATCCAGGTTACCTGATGGTAGAAGCAGATCTGATGGGGGAGATTCCTCACGTTATAAAAAACATTCCGGGTGTAATTTCTTTCTTAAGTTTAACCAAAGGTGGTGATCCTGTACCGATGAGAAAATCTGAGGTTAACAGAATGCTAGGTAGAATGGATGAACTTTCAGAATTTGCTACCGATGCAGAAATTCCATTCATTGTTGGAGAGAATGTAAAAGTAATCGATGGTCCTTTCAACGGATTCAACGGTACAGTAGAAAAAATTCTTGAAGATAAGAAGAAAGTGGAAGTATCAGTTTTGATCTTCGGAAGAAAAACTCCAATGGAGTTGAGCTACATGCAAGTAGAAAAAGTTTAA
- the rplK gene encoding 50S ribosomal protein L11, giving the protein MAKKVFKMVKLQVKGGAANPSPPVGPALGSAGVNIMEFCKQFNGRTQDKPGQVLPVVITVYEDKSFEFVIKTPPAAIQLMDAAKIKGGSGEPNRNKVGAVSWAQVQKIAEDKMTDLNCFTMDSAVSMVAGTARSMGLRVTGTKPTFNA; this is encoded by the coding sequence ATGGCTAAAAAAGTCTTTAAAATGGTAAAACTTCAGGTGAAAGGTGGCGCTGCTAACCCTTCTCCACCAGTAGGTCCAGCTTTGGGTTCTGCAGGTGTGAACATCATGGAGTTTTGTAAGCAGTTTAACGGAAGAACCCAAGATAAGCCAGGACAAGTTTTACCTGTAGTAATTACAGTGTACGAAGACAAATCTTTTGAATTCGTAATCAAAACTCCTCCTGCAGCAATCCAGTTGATGGATGCGGCTAAAATCAAAGGTGGCTCTGGAGAACCAAACAGAAACAAAGTAGGTGCTGTATCTTGGGCTCAGGTTCAAAAAATCGCTGAAGATAAGATGACAGATCTTAACTGCTTTACAATGGATTCTGCAGTTTCTATGGTTGCAGGTACTGCTAGATCTATGGGATTAAGAGTAACAGGAACTAAACCAACTTTTAACGCTTAA
- the rpoC gene encoding DNA-directed RNA polymerase subunit beta', whose protein sequence is MSNKNKSSRFNKITIGLASPESILQDSRGEVLKPETINYRTHKPERDGLFCEKIFGPIKDYECACGKYKRIRYKGIVCDRCGVEVTEKKVRRERIGHINLVVPIAHIWYFRSLPNKIGYLLGIPSKKLDMIIYYERYVVIQQGIAKKLDGADFDHMEFLTEEEYLDIMETLPVENQYLDDSDPNKFIAKMGAEAVEELLKRIDLDALSFDLRHKAHNEGSKQRRTEALKRLNVVEALRGANTRMINRPEWMIMRVLPVIPPELRPLVPLDGGRFATSDLNDLYRRVIIRNNRLKRLLEIKAPEVILRNEKRMLQESVDSLFDNTRKSSAVKSESNRPLKSLSDSLKGKQGRFRQNLLGKRVDYSARSVIVVGPNLQLHECGIPKDMAAELYKPFIIRKLIERGIVKTVKSAKRIIDRKEPVVYDILENVMKGHPVLLNRAPTLHRLGIQAFQPKMIEGKAIQLHPLVTTAFNADFDGDQMAVHLPLGPEAILEAQLLMLGSQNILNPANGSPITVPSQDMVLGLYFMTKELSSTEDMKVLGEGLAFYSPEEAEIAYAEGRVSLNAKVRCRLPIKENGEITTKLTETSVGRILFNQIVPKQSGYINELLTKKSLRNIIGRVLADTDFPTTVKFLDAMKDLGYSNAFKGGLSFSLGDIVVPVEKKKMIATSIETVDEIRANYNMGLITDTERYNQVIDVWTNTNAGLTEMIMSRMKVDQGGFNSVYMMLDSGARGSKEQIRQLSGMRGLMAKPQKAGSTGAEIIENPILANFKEGLSILEYFISTHGARKGLADTALKTADAGYLTRRLVDVAQDVIVTENDCGTLRGTEVTALKKNDEIVERISERILGRVSLHNIYDPETDELIAPADQIINEALAKRIEEIGLEAVEVRSPLTCETKKGICAKCYGRNLATGKPIHMGEAVGVIAAQSIGEPGTQLTLRTFHQGGVSTNVSENPSITARRDGIVELDEVRTITSEDENGNTAEVVVSRTTEFRLVADNESRTPLMIANVPYGSQLLVKPGDKVKKGDTIAKWDPYNAVIIAENAGKVEYEDIIQGISFQLEIDEQTGFEEKVISESRNKKAVPTLKVVDSKGVEQKGYNLPVGAHLMVNDGEKIKAGKVLIKIPRKAAKTGDITGGLPRVTELFEARNPSNPAVVTEIDGVVSYGKIKRGNRELIVEAKTGERKIYLVKLSNQILVQENDFVRAGSPLSDGSVTPDDILKIKGPTAVQEYLVNEIQEVYRLQGVKIDDKHFEIIVRQMMTKVSIVDGGDTQFLEAALEHKYDFLMENNRVFGLKVVTEAGDSKEFKPGQMITARELRDENSKLKREDQALVEVREALPATATPVLQGITRAALQTKSFMSAASFQETTKVLNEAAVAGKVDSLNGLKENVIVGHRIPAGTGLKEYQNVIVGSKKEFEDLN, encoded by the coding sequence ATGTCAAATAAAAATAAATCAAGTAGATTTAATAAAATAACCATCGGTTTAGCTTCTCCGGAGTCTATTTTACAGGACTCAAGAGGGGAGGTTCTTAAGCCGGAAACTATTAACTACAGAACGCACAAACCTGAAAGAGACGGTTTGTTCTGTGAAAAAATCTTCGGTCCTATCAAGGATTACGAATGTGCTTGTGGTAAATACAAGAGAATTCGTTACAAGGGGATCGTTTGTGACCGTTGTGGTGTAGAGGTTACGGAGAAAAAAGTACGTAGAGAGAGAATCGGGCATATCAATTTGGTAGTTCCTATCGCTCACATCTGGTATTTCCGTTCTTTACCAAACAAAATCGGTTACCTTTTGGGTATTCCTTCCAAGAAATTGGATATGATTATTTATTACGAAAGATATGTGGTAATTCAGCAAGGTATCGCTAAGAAATTAGACGGTGCTGATTTTGATCATATGGAATTCCTTACAGAAGAAGAATACCTTGATATCATGGAAACTCTTCCTGTAGAAAACCAATATCTTGACGATTCAGATCCAAACAAATTCATCGCTAAAATGGGTGCTGAAGCTGTTGAGGAGCTATTAAAAAGAATCGATCTTGATGCATTGTCTTTCGATTTGAGACACAAAGCTCACAACGAAGGTTCTAAGCAAAGAAGAACTGAAGCTCTGAAAAGATTGAACGTTGTAGAAGCATTGAGAGGTGCTAATACTAGAATGATCAACAGACCGGAGTGGATGATTATGCGTGTACTTCCTGTAATACCACCAGAACTAAGACCATTAGTTCCATTGGATGGAGGACGTTTCGCTACTTCTGACTTAAATGACCTTTACAGAAGAGTTATTATCAGAAATAACCGTTTGAAGAGATTATTGGAGATCAAAGCTCCGGAAGTAATCTTGAGAAACGAGAAGCGTATGCTTCAGGAATCTGTAGATTCATTATTCGATAATACAAGAAAATCTTCAGCAGTAAAATCAGAATCAAACAGACCATTGAAATCACTTTCAGATTCATTGAAAGGTAAGCAAGGTCGTTTCCGTCAGAACTTACTAGGGAAAAGGGTAGATTACTCGGCTCGTTCGGTAATTGTTGTAGGTCCAAACTTACAACTTCACGAATGTGGTATTCCTAAAGATATGGCTGCTGAGCTTTACAAACCGTTTATCATCAGAAAACTGATCGAAAGAGGGATTGTAAAAACAGTAAAATCTGCAAAGAGAATTATTGACAGAAAAGAACCTGTAGTTTATGATATCTTAGAAAACGTGATGAAAGGTCACCCTGTTCTATTGAACAGAGCACCTACCCTTCACAGACTGGGTATTCAGGCTTTCCAACCTAAGATGATCGAAGGTAAGGCAATCCAACTACACCCGTTAGTAACAACAGCATTCAACGCCGATTTCGATGGTGACCAGATGGCGGTACATTTACCATTAGGGCCTGAAGCAATCCTTGAAGCTCAGTTATTGATGTTAGGTTCTCAGAATATTTTGAACCCTGCAAACGGTTCTCCAATTACGGTACCTTCTCAAGACATGGTTCTTGGTCTTTATTTCATGACCAAAGAATTGAGCTCTACAGAAGATATGAAAGTTTTGGGAGAAGGTCTTGCATTCTATTCTCCGGAAGAAGCGGAAATCGCTTATGCTGAAGGTAGAGTTTCATTGAACGCTAAAGTAAGATGTAGACTTCCTATTAAAGAAAACGGTGAAATCACTACGAAATTAACTGAAACTTCTGTAGGTAGAATCTTATTCAACCAAATCGTTCCTAAGCAGTCAGGATATATTAATGAGCTTCTTACAAAGAAATCATTAAGAAATATTATCGGTAGAGTACTTGCTGATACAGATTTCCCTACTACTGTGAAGTTCTTGGATGCAATGAAGGACTTAGGGTATTCAAACGCATTCAAAGGAGGTCTTTCGTTCTCATTAGGTGACATCGTTGTTCCTGTTGAGAAAAAGAAAATGATCGCTACTTCAATTGAAACAGTTGACGAAATTAGAGCCAACTATAACATGGGTCTAATTACAGATACAGAACGTTATAACCAGGTAATCGACGTTTGGACAAACACAAACGCTGGATTAACTGAGATGATCATGAGCAGAATGAAAGTTGACCAAGGTGGATTCAATTCTGTATATATGATGCTTGATTCTGGTGCGAGGGGTTCTAAGGAACAGATCCGTCAGTTATCAGGGATGAGAGGTTTGATGGCAAAACCGCAGAAAGCTGGTTCTACCGGTGCGGAAATTATCGAAAATCCGATTCTTGCAAACTTTAAAGAAGGTCTTTCCATCTTAGAATACTTTATCTCTACTCACGGTGCTCGTAAAGGTCTTGCGGATACCGCTCTTAAGACTGCCGATGCGGGTTACTTAACGAGAAGATTGGTAGACGTTGCACAAGACGTTATCGTTACAGAAAACGATTGTGGAACATTAAGAGGTACAGAAGTTACTGCACTTAAGAAAAATGATGAGATCGTTGAAAGAATCTCTGAAAGAATCTTAGGTAGAGTTTCTTTACACAATATCTATGATCCTGAAACTGATGAGTTAATCGCTCCTGCAGATCAGATCATTAATGAAGCTTTAGCTAAAAGAATCGAAGAAATAGGTCTTGAAGCAGTTGAGGTTCGTTCACCATTAACATGTGAAACCAAAAAAGGAATCTGTGCTAAATGTTACGGTAGAAACTTAGCGACAGGTAAACCAATTCATATGGGTGAAGCAGTAGGTGTTATTGCTGCACAATCAATTGGGGAACCGGGAACTCAGTTAACATTGAGAACCTTCCACCAAGGGGGTGTATCTACAAACGTATCAGAAAACCCTTCAATTACTGCAAGAAGAGATGGTATCGTAGAATTGGATGAGGTAAGAACAATTACTTCTGAAGATGAAAACGGAAACACTGCTGAAGTAGTAGTATCTCGTACAACAGAATTTAGATTGGTTGCTGATAACGAATCTAGAACTCCATTGATGATTGCCAACGTACCTTACGGTTCTCAGTTATTGGTAAAACCTGGTGATAAAGTGAAAAAAGGAGATACCATTGCAAAATGGGATCCTTATAACGCGGTAATCATTGCAGAAAATGCTGGTAAAGTAGAATACGAAGATATTATTCAGGGTATTTCATTCCAATTGGAGATTGACGAACAGACAGGATTTGAGGAGAAAGTAATCTCTGAATCTAGAAATAAGAAAGCCGTACCTACATTAAAAGTAGTAGATTCTAAAGGTGTTGAACAAAAAGGTTACAACTTACCGGTAGGAGCCCACTTAATGGTAAACGATGGTGAAAAAATTAAGGCTGGTAAAGTCTTAATCAAAATCCCAAGAAAAGCTGCTAAAACAGGGGATATCACCGGAGGTCTTCCGAGAGTTACAGAATTATTCGAAGCAAGAAACCCTTCAAACCCGGCGGTTGTTACAGAGATCGATGGGGTAGTTTCTTACGGAAAAATCAAGAGAGGTAACCGAGAATTGATCGTTGAGGCTAAAACTGGTGAGAGAAAAATTTATTTAGTTAAATTATCAAACCAGATCTTAGTACAGGAGAATGACTTTGTAAGAGCTGGTTCGCCACTTTCTGACGGTTCAGTTACTCCAGACGATATCTTGAAGATCAAAGGGCCAACTGCGGTTCAGGAATATTTAGTAAATGAAATTCAGGAAGTTTACCGTCTACAAGGGGTAAAAATCGACGATAAGCACTTCGAAATCATCGTAAGACAGATGATGACAAAAGTATCAATCGTTGATGGAGGTGATACTCAGTTCCTTGAAGCTGCTCTTGAGCACAAATACGATTTCTTAATGGAAAACAACAGAGTGTTTGGTCTTAAAGTAGTTACAGAAGCTGGTGATTCTAAAGAATTCAAGCCAGGACAGATGATTACTGCAAGAGAACTAAGAGACGAAAACTCTAAGTTGAAGCGTGAAGATCAGGCTTTAGTTGAAGTAAGAGAAGCACTTCCTGCAACGGCTACGCCGGTATTGCAAGGGATTACAAGAGCAGCTCTACAGACTAAGTCGTTCATGTCTGCAGCATCGTTCCAGGAAACAACTAAAGTTCTAAACGAAGCAGCAGTTGCTGGTAAAGTAGACAGCTTGAATGGTCTTAAAGAAAATGTAATTGTAGGACATAGAATTCCTGCAGGTACAGGTCTTAAAGAGTATCAGAATGTAATCGTAGGTTCTAAGAAAGAATTCGAAGACCTTAATTAA
- the rpoB gene encoding DNA-directed RNA polymerase subunit beta, with product MSKTTSTTRGVERINFSSAKGKIITPDFLDIQLESFKDFFQLDTLPEDRKKEGLHKTFQENFPITDSRNQFVLEFLDYLVDSPRYSINECVERGLTYSVPLKARLKLYCTDPEHEDFQTVVQDVYLGPVPYMTDSGSFIINGAERVIVTQLHRSPGVFFGQTYHANGTKLYYSRIIPFKGSWMEFTTDINSVMYAYIDRKKKLPLTTLLRAIGFESDKDILQIFDLAEEVKVSKAALKKVEGRTLAARVLNTWFEDFVDEDTGEVVSIERNEIILDRETILEKEHLDLILDAGVKSILIHKENSNEFSIIQNTLQKDPTNSEKEAVEYIYRQLRNADPPDEETARGIIEKLFFSEQRYSLGEVGRYRLNKKLGLNIPTTTEVLTKEDIIAIVRHLIELVNSKAEVDDIDHLSNRRIKTVGEQLAGQFGVGLSRIARTIKERMNVRDNEIFTPLDLVNAKTLTSVINSFFGTNQLSQFMDQTNPLSEITHKRRLSALGPGGLSRERAGFEVRDVHHTHYGRICPIETPEGPNIGLISSLGIYAKINTLGFIETPYRKVNDGTVDLNADPIYLNAEDEEDKVIAQANVELNDNGTFITDRIIARLDGDYPVVEPSEVNLIDVAPNQISGISASLIPFLEHDDANRALMGSNMMRQAVPLLKPQAPIVGTGLEQQVAKDSRILINAEGTGTVEYVDADKITIKYERSEDEDLVSFESATKTYNLTKFRKTNQSTTITLRPNVRVGETVVKGQVLCDGYATEKGELALGRNLVVAFMPWKGYNFEDAIVINEKVVREDWFTSIHVDEYSLEVRDTKLGMEELTADIPNVSEEATKDLDENGMIRIGAEVKPGDIMIGKITPKGESDPTPEEKLLRAIFGDKAGDVKDASLKADSSLRGVVINKKLFSRNIKDKKKRTEEKLKLEEIENTYKTKFDELRNSLIEKLNTLVSGKTSQGVTNDLDEEIIGKGMKFTHKLLTSVEDYVNVSGADWTVDNDKNELIKQLIHNYKIKFNDIQGVKNREKFAISIGDELPAGIMKLAKVYIAKKRKLNVGDKMAGRHGNKGIVSRIVREEDMPFLEDGTPVDIVLNPLGVPSRMNIGQIYETVLGWAGQKLGMTFATPIFDGATLDQITEYTEKAGVPKFGHTHLYDGGTGERFTQAATVGIIYMLKLGHMVDDKMHARSIGPYSLITQQPLGGKAQFGGQRFGEMEVWALEAFGASNILREILTVKSDDVIGRAKTYEAIAKGEAMPEPGIPESFNVLLHELQGLGLDVRLEE from the coding sequence ATGAGTAAAACAACATCAACAACTAGGGGAGTTGAGAGAATTAATTTCTCTTCGGCTAAAGGAAAAATCATTACTCCGGATTTCTTAGATATCCAGCTAGAGTCATTTAAAGATTTTTTCCAGCTAGACACACTTCCTGAGGACAGAAAGAAAGAAGGTTTGCACAAAACCTTCCAAGAAAACTTTCCAATTACCGATTCTAGAAACCAATTTGTATTGGAATTCTTAGATTATTTGGTAGATTCTCCACGTTATTCAATCAATGAATGTGTGGAAAGAGGTTTAACGTATTCAGTTCCTCTAAAAGCTAGACTTAAATTATACTGTACAGACCCTGAACATGAAGATTTTCAGACTGTTGTACAAGATGTATATTTAGGTCCGGTTCCTTATATGACAGACAGTGGTTCTTTCATTATCAACGGAGCAGAAAGAGTTATCGTTACGCAACTTCACCGTTCACCTGGTGTATTCTTCGGACAGACTTACCACGCAAACGGAACAAAATTGTACTATTCAAGAATTATTCCTTTCAAAGGATCTTGGATGGAATTTACGACCGATATCAACAGCGTAATGTACGCGTATATCGACCGTAAGAAAAAATTACCTTTAACAACGTTATTAAGAGCGATCGGTTTCGAATCTGATAAAGACATTCTTCAGATCTTTGACCTTGCAGAAGAAGTAAAAGTTTCTAAAGCTGCTCTTAAAAAAGTAGAAGGTAGAACTTTGGCTGCGAGAGTATTGAACACTTGGTTCGAAGATTTCGTAGACGAAGATACTGGTGAAGTAGTTTCTATTGAAAGAAACGAAATCATCTTAGACAGAGAAACTATTCTTGAAAAAGAACATTTAGATCTTATTTTGGATGCTGGTGTGAAATCTATCTTGATTCACAAAGAAAATTCAAACGAATTCTCTATCATCCAGAATACTTTACAAAAAGACCCTACCAACTCTGAAAAAGAAGCGGTAGAATATATTTACCGTCAGTTAAGAAATGCAGATCCACCAGATGAGGAAACTGCAAGAGGAATTATCGAAAAATTATTCTTCTCTGAGCAAAGATATTCACTTGGTGAAGTAGGACGTTACAGACTAAACAAAAAGTTAGGTCTAAACATTCCTACAACTACTGAGGTTCTTACAAAAGAAGATATCATTGCGATTGTAAGACACTTGATCGAATTGGTAAACTCTAAAGCGGAGGTTGATGATATTGACCACTTATCAAACAGAAGAATTAAAACTGTTGGTGAGCAATTAGCAGGACAGTTCGGTGTAGGTCTTTCTAGAATTGCAAGAACAATTAAGGAAAGAATGAACGTTAGAGATAACGAGATATTTACTCCTCTTGACCTTGTTAATGCGAAAACTTTAACATCAGTTATTAACTCATTCTTTGGTACCAACCAGCTTTCTCAGTTTATGGACCAAACCAACCCATTGTCAGAAATCACGCACAAGCGTAGACTTTCTGCCCTAGGACCTGGTGGTTTATCAAGAGAAAGAGCAGGTTTCGAGGTACGTGACGTTCACCATACTCACTATGGTAGAATCTGTCCTATCGAAACTCCTGAAGGACCAAACATTGGTTTGATTTCATCTCTAGGTATTTATGCCAAAATCAATACATTAGGTTTCATCGAAACTCCATATAGAAAAGTAAATGACGGTACTGTAGATTTAAATGCAGATCCTATTTATCTAAATGCGGAAGACGAAGAAGATAAAGTAATTGCTCAGGCAAACGTAGAATTGAATGACAACGGTACATTTATCACAGACAGAATTATTGCTCGTCTAGACGGTGATTATCCTGTAGTTGAGCCTTCTGAAGTTAACTTGATCGACGTTGCACCAAACCAGATTTCTGGTATTTCAGCTTCATTAATTCCATTCTTGGAGCATGATGATGCGAACCGTGCATTGATGGGATCAAACATGATGCGTCAGGCAGTTCCTTTGTTGAAGCCACAAGCTCCAATCGTAGGTACAGGTCTGGAACAGCAAGTTGCGAAAGATTCTAGAATCTTGATCAATGCTGAAGGTACAGGTACTGTAGAATACGTTGATGCTGATAAGATTACTATTAAATATGAAAGAAGCGAAGACGAAGATTTAGTATCATTCGAATCTGCTACGAAAACATATAACCTTACTAAGTTTAGAAAAACTAACCAGAGTACTACAATTACCCTAAGACCAAACGTAAGAGTAGGTGAAACAGTGGTAAAAGGACAGGTACTTTGCGATGGTTATGCTACTGAAAAAGGAGAATTGGCTTTGGGTAGAAACTTAGTCGTTGCGTTCATGCCTTGGAAGGGTTACAACTTTGAGGATGCGATCGTAATCAACGAAAAAGTGGTACGTGAAGACTGGTTTACTTCTATTCACGTAGATGAATATTCTCTTGAAGTTCGTGATACCAAATTAGGTATGGAAGAATTGACAGCAGATATTCCTAACGTTTCTGAAGAAGCTACAAAAGATCTTGATGAGAACGGAATGATCAGAATCGGTGCTGAAGTGAAGCCTGGTGATATCATGATCGGTAAGATTACTCCAAAAGGTGAATCTGACCCTACTCCTGAAGAGAAGCTTCTTAGAGCAATCTTTGGTGACAAAGCTGGTGATGTGAAAGATGCTTCATTGAAAGCAGATTCTTCATTAAGAGGTGTTGTGATCAACAAGAAATTGTTCTCTAGAAACATTAAAGATAAAAAGAAAAGAACTGAAGAAAAACTTAAACTTGAAGAGATTGAAAACACTTACAAGACTAAGTTTGACGAGTTGAGAAATAGTTTAATTGAAAAATTAAATACTCTTGTTAGCGGTAAAACTTCTCAGGGAGTTACCAACGACTTAGATGAAGAAATCATCGGTAAGGGTATGAAATTTACTCATAAATTATTAACATCAGTAGAAGATTACGTTAACGTAAGCGGTGCAGATTGGACGGTTGACAACGATAAGAATGAATTGATTAAACAATTGATTCACAACTACAAAATCAAATTCAACGATATTCAAGGAGTTAAAAACCGTGAGAAATTCGCAATTTCTATCGGAGATGAGCTTCCAGCTGGTATCATGAAGTTGGCTAAAGTATATATCGCTAAAAAACGTAAACTAAACGTTGGAGATAAAATGGCGGGTCGTCACGGTAACAAAGGTATCGTTTCGAGAATCGTTCGTGAAGAAGATATGCCATTCCTGGAAGACGGAACACCAGTAGATATCGTATTGAATCCACTTGGGGTACCTTCTCGTATGAACATCGGTCAGATTTATGAAACAGTTCTTGGATGGGCTGGTCAGAAATTGGGTATGACGTTCGCTACGCCAATCTTTGATGGGGCAACGCTAGATCAGATTACAGAGTATACTGAGAAAGCAGGAGTTCCTAAATTTGGTCACACTCACCTTTATGATGGTGGTACCGGAGAAAGATTTACTCAGGCTGCAACGGTAGGTATTATCTATATGTTGAAACTTGGGCACATGGTAGATGACAAAATGCACGCACGTTCTATCGGACCTTACTCATTGATTACTCAGCAGCCATTAGGAGGTAAAGCTCAGTTTGGTGGACAGAGATTCGGAGAGATGGAGGTTTGGGCTCTTGAAGCATTTGGAGCATCAAATATCTTGAGAGAGATCCTTACTGTGAAGTCAGATGACGTGATTGGTAGAGCAAAAACTTATGAAGCGATTGCGAAAGGTGAAGCAATGCCTGAACCAGGTATTCCTGAATCATTCAACGTACTACTTCACGAGTTACAAGGTCTTGGATTAGACGTAAGACTAGAGGAATAA
- the rplL gene encoding 50S ribosomal protein L7/L12 — protein MSDLKNLAETLVNLTVKDVNELATILKDEYGIEPAAAAVVMAGPGAGEAAEEKTEFDVILKSAGASKLAIVKLVKDLTGAGLKEAKDIVDGAPSAIKEGISKDEAEALKKQLEEAGAEVELK, from the coding sequence ATGTCAGATTTAAAAAATTTAGCTGAAACGCTAGTAAACTTAACAGTAAAAGACGTAAATGAATTAGCTACTATCCTTAAGGATGAGTACGGAATCGAACCAGCTGCTGCTGCAGTTGTTATGGCTGGTCCTGGTGCAGGTGAAGCTGCTGAAGAAAAGACTGAATTCGACGTAATTCTTAAGTCTGCAGGTGCTTCTAAATTAGCTATCGTTAAATTGGTAAAAGATTTAACTGGTGCTGGTCTTAAAGAAGCTAAAGATATCGTAGACGGAGCTCCTTCTGCTATTAAAGAAGGTATCTCTAAAGACGAAGCTGAAGCTCTTAAGAAGCAATTAGAAGAAGCTGGTGCTGAAGTAGAATTGAAGTAA